The Bicyclus anynana chromosome 3, ilBicAnyn1.1, whole genome shotgun sequence genome has a window encoding:
- the LOC112058245 gene encoding uncharacterized protein LOC112058245, producing the protein MSRHSCLATAVLLAVLCFADAQRRLALPDPRSCANRVRHSTYRDARGVLHSYFFSWEHAPTRSLEVDWLDARNICRRHCMDAVSLETPQENEFVKQKIARANIRYIWTSGRKCNFAGCDRPDLQPPNVNGWFWSGSGAKIGPTTQRNTGDWSYTGGYGQAQPDNREAAQGNDESCLAILNNFYNDGVKWHDVACHHVKPFVCEDSDELLNFVRSRNPGLRI; encoded by the exons ATGAGCCGGCACAGTTGCCTGGCCACGGCCGTCCTACTGGCGGTGCTTTGTTTCGCCGATGCCCAACGCCGCCTGGCCCTGCCTGACCCCAGGAGTTGCGCTAACA GAGTTCGTCATTCAACGTATCGTGACGCTCGCGGGGTTCTACATTCGTACTTCTTCAGTTGGGAGCACGCGCCGACCCGCAGTCTTGAAGTGGACTGGCTTGACGCGAGAAACATTTGCCGGCGACATTGCATGGACGCCGTCTCTTTGGAGACCCCACAG GAAAATGAGTTTGTGAAGCAAAAGATAGCGCGTGCTAACATCCGGTACATTTGGACATCGGGCCGCAAGTGTAACTTCGCCGGGTGCGATCGCCCCGACCTGCAGCCCCCCAACGTGAACGGTTGGTTCTGGTCGGGCTCCGGCGCCAAGATCGGCCCTACCACGCAACGCAACACCGGTGACTGGTCCTACACCGGCGGCTACGGGCAAGCGCAGCCTGACAACAGGGAGGCTGCTCAA GGCAACGACGAGTCGTGCTTGGCGATCCTGAACAACTTCTACAACGACGGTGTGAAGTGGCACGACGTGGCCTGCCACCACGTCAAGCCGTTCGTCTGCGAAGACAGCGACGAGCTGCTCAACTTCGTGCGCTCGCGCAACCCCGGCCTACGCATCTAA
- the LOC112058247 gene encoding dnaJ homolog subfamily A member 2, translated as MADNKLYEILGVSRNASDSEIKRSYHKLAKEFHPDKNPAAGDRFKEISYAYEVLSDPKKRQTYDKFGLKGLQEGGQGAGFPSDDFLGHFFGDIFGMGGGGRGRGRARGEDTIHPLKVTLEDMYVGKTAKLQLSKNVICGPCKGVGGKPGAVVSCRDCHGQGLKVSYQQIGPNMTRQFQTRCPTCQGLGETINEKDKCPKCKGKKVLNETKILEVHVEKGMRENQKISFRGEGDQQPDTQPGDVIIVLQQKPHELFKRTGDDLLMEREITLTEALCGFEFVVKHLDGRDLLIRHSPGEVIKPGDLKGIQGEGMPQHKNPFEKGNLYIKFEVTFPENHFANEEELKKIESILPPRPVFVMPTGEDVEEVNMMEYTASERSRGREEAYASDDDEHMHAGPGVQCAHQ; from the exons ATGGCcgataataaattatatgaaatattaGGCGTTTCGCGAAACGCAAGTGATTCCGAAATCAAAAGG aGTTACCACAAGTTGGCAAAAGAATTCCACCCTGACAAAAACCCAGCAGCTGGTGACAGATTCAAAGAAATAAGCTATGCTTATGAAGTTTTATCAGATCCAAAAAAACGGCAAACCTATGATAAGTTTGGACTTAAAGGATTACAAGAAGGCGGCCAAGGAGCAGGATTTCCCTCTGATGACTTTCTCGGCCATTTCTTTGGTGATATTTTCGGCATGGGCGGCGGTGGTAGAGGCCGAGGGCGTGCGCGCGGCGAGGATACTATCCATCCCTTGAAAGTGACTTTAGAAGACATGTATGTCGGGAAAACGGCCAAACTACAGTTAAGTAAAAATGTGATCTGTGGCCCATGTAAAGGTGTCGGCGGTAAACCGGGTGCTGTCGTGTCGTGCAGGGACTGTCACGGTCAAGGTTTAAAAGTGTCGTACCAGCAAATAGGGCCCAACATGACGCGTCAGTTCCAAACCCGTTGCCCTACCTGCCAGGGTCTTGGTGAAACTATCAATGAAAAAGATAAATGCCCTAAATGCAAAGGGAAGAAAGTTTTAAACGAAACTAAGATATTAGAAGTGCATGTTGAAAAAGGTATGCgtgaaaatcaaaaaatatcctTTAGAGGAGAAGGAGACCAGCAGCCTGACACTCAACCCGGTGATGTCATAATAGTGTTACAACAAAAACCACATGAATTATTTAAACGGACTGGTGATGATTTATTGATGGAACGAGAGATTACACTGACTGAGGCTCTGTGTGGATTTGAGTTTGTTGTGAAACATTTGGATGGGAGAGATTTACTCATCAGACATTCTCCTGGGGAAGTGATCAAGCCTGGAGACTTAAAGGGCATACAGGGTGAGGGCATGCCCCAACACAAAAACCCATTTGAAAAAGGTAATCTCTACATCAAATTTGAAGTAACTTTCCCTGAAAATCATTTCGCAAATGAAGAGGAGTTGAAGAAAATTGAAAGTATATTACCTCCTAGACCAGTGTTTGTCATGCCTACCGGTGAGGATGTGGAAGAAGTCAACATGATGGAGTACACTGCCAGTGAGAGAAGCCGGGGCAGGGAAGAAGCATATGccagtgatgatgatgagcacATGCATGCTGGACCAGGCGTACAATGTGCCCACCAGTAG
- the LOC112058248 gene encoding transcription termination factor, mitochondrial, producing the protein MAIRNIISVLLSKTSQFAYSRIYFGACKIVREAGNSNSELCSHFLVFPVRPISKFASNIKKEKVNDDASKIRIIKDLNFQSDDDALPFYVLPIKTLLQIYKITKKDEECGYCKNRLYYIAEKIKCPPNVLSQHIAKRTFVYNLTFDWLESSLNALLDMGVSGDRILRDLWVLKYHHKTIQERLQRVRRSGVDNLCPWMVRCSEDTLSRSIQICQETKSILGENKDTKKYLANRLNLSPDIIEDMFIKVPALKTTRAAKVKNFLDFLLEQGFSLEDITNKARILASSQNTVKQRLEKLRALGLCKINLNVLCRSRKGFQKYCESIENIGKS; encoded by the exons ATGGCTATCAGGAACATAATATCAGTGCTGTTATCTAAGACTTCACAGTTTGCTTACTCAAGAATATATTTTGGTGCATGTAAAATAGTAAGAGAGGCCGGAAACTCCAATTCTGAACTATGTAGCCATTTTTTGGTTTTTCCGGTTAGGCCAATATCAAAATTTGCATCcaacattaaaaaagaaaaag taaatgatgatgcttccaaaattagaataattaaagATCTTAATTTTCAATCTGATGATGATGCTCTACCATTTTATGTATTACCCATCAAGACTTTATTGCAAATTTACAAGATAACTAAGAAAGATGAAGAATGTGGTTACTGTAAAAACAGATTGTATTACATTGCAGAAAAAATCAAA tGTCCTCCCAATGTCCTTAGCCAACATATTGCTAAACGAACCTTCGTTTACAACTTAACGTTTGACTGGCTTGAAAGTTCTTTGAATGCTCTACTAG atatggGTGTGTCTGGTGACCGTATACTGAGAGATTTGTGGGTGCTTAAATATCATCACAAAACTATACAAGAAAGGCTGCAGAGAGTTAGAAGATCAGGAGTTGATAATCTTTGTCCTTGGATGGTTAGATGTTCTGAAGATACACTGAGCAG GTCAATTCAAATATGCCAAGAAACTAAATCTATCCTTGGCGAAAACAAGGATACCAAAAAATATCTTGCAAATCGATTAAACCTCTCTCCAGATATTATTGAGGATATGTTCATCAAAGTTCCAGCTTTGAAAACCACCCGAGCTGCCAAG gtGAAAAACTTCCTAGACTTCTTGTTGGAACAGGGCTTTAGCCTAGAAGATATTACAAATAAGGCAAGGATACTTGCATCATCTCAAAATACTGTAAAACAAAGACTAGAAAAGTTAAGAGCTTTGGgtttatgtaaaattaatttgaatgtatTGTGTAGAAGTAGAAAAGGTTTccaaaaatattgtgaatctaTAGAGAATATAGGGAAATCatag